In Candidatus Nomurabacteria bacterium, the following proteins share a genomic window:
- the gyrA gene encoding DNA gyrase subunit A, with protein sequence MPKKTIAAETPESPRGIVTQNITSEMENAYLDYAMSVITQRALPDVRDGLKPVHRRILYSMRLNGLTASAKFKKSATVVGDVLGSFHPHGDSSVYEAMVKLAQDFATRYPLVLGQGNFGSIDGDSPAAYRYTEAKMSKLAEEMLRDLEKDTVDWRPNFDGTKKEPIVLPAAVPNLLLMGSLGIAVGMATNIPPHNLREVASAVAHLIDDPEASTDDLLKHIKGPDFPVGAVAFNQKDIAHAYANGKGGVTVRGEAEIVEDKRGAFSIVITSIPYRVNKADLQVKIADLVRDKKIDGIRDMRDESTSDIRIVIDLKTGAQPQTVLNKLYKHTQLEDTFHYNMVALVDGIPQTLSLKAILQEYVKHRAEVIRRRTAYDLGKARDREHILLGLKKALDHIDKIIKLIRAAKDVPTAHAALMKEFKFSAIQAQAILDMRLQKLAGLERKKIEDELKAIQKLIKELEAILKSKARMMKIVKDELMEISDKYGDDRRTKIIKGGVKQLSQEDLVPDDESVLVLTAGGYVKRTNPDEYRTQKRGGVGVVDLNTKEEDVVTTLLTTSTHSDLLFFTDKGKVYQSKMYEIPEGRRATKGKSIMNFLSMAADERITSVLPVRKDEWAGEWNLIMATKNGVVKKSDAGAFKDVRRSGLIAITLKDDDSLIATKFVGKGDELSLVTLKGQSIRFKESDVRQMGRTAAGVTAMKLGKGDIIVSADVIKKGEKDSEILMVTEHGYGKTTPTKEYKVQKRGGSGIKTAKVTDKTGLIVAGIVLRKEERVEGELVIMSRKGQVIKLPLKDVPTLGRQTQGVRVMKMREGDAIASVVFV encoded by the coding sequence ATGCCGAAAAAGACAATTGCTGCTGAAACACCAGAATCGCCACGAGGGATTGTGACACAAAACATCACCAGTGAAATGGAGAATGCGTACCTCGATTACGCTATGTCGGTGATCACGCAGAGAGCACTACCTGATGTGCGTGACGGTCTTAAGCCGGTACATCGTCGCATTCTCTACTCAATGCGTCTCAATGGTCTTACGGCTAGCGCTAAATTCAAAAAATCAGCTACGGTAGTGGGAGATGTGCTTGGTAGTTTTCATCCGCATGGTGACTCTTCAGTGTACGAAGCAATGGTTAAGTTGGCTCAGGATTTTGCTACCCGATATCCGCTGGTTTTGGGACAGGGAAACTTTGGTTCAATTGATGGTGATTCTCCAGCAGCCTATCGTTATACGGAGGCTAAAATGTCCAAGTTGGCTGAGGAGATGCTTCGTGATTTAGAAAAAGATACTGTCGATTGGCGACCCAACTTTGATGGTACTAAAAAAGAACCAATAGTTTTGCCGGCTGCGGTACCAAACCTGCTTTTGATGGGATCGCTTGGTATTGCGGTGGGTATGGCGACTAATATTCCGCCGCACAATCTCCGTGAAGTGGCAAGTGCGGTAGCTCATCTGATTGATGATCCTGAAGCTTCAACTGATGATCTTTTGAAGCATATTAAGGGTCCTGATTTCCCGGTTGGAGCGGTAGCCTTTAATCAAAAGGATATTGCGCACGCTTATGCCAATGGTAAAGGGGGTGTGACGGTGCGGGGAGAGGCGGAGATTGTCGAAGATAAGCGTGGTGCCTTTTCAATCGTGATTACTTCTATCCCGTATCGTGTAAATAAGGCTGATTTGCAGGTTAAAATTGCTGATTTGGTGCGTGATAAGAAGATTGATGGTATTCGCGATATGCGCGATGAGTCGACTTCTGACATTAGAATAGTGATTGATTTAAAGACGGGAGCACAGCCGCAAACTGTTCTAAACAAACTCTACAAACACACTCAGCTTGAAGACACTTTCCACTACAATATGGTGGCCTTGGTTGATGGTATTCCACAGACCCTATCATTAAAAGCAATTCTTCAAGAATATGTTAAGCATCGAGCTGAAGTAATTCGCCGTCGTACCGCCTATGATCTTGGTAAGGCTCGGGATCGTGAGCATATTTTGCTTGGTTTAAAGAAGGCTTTGGATCATATTGATAAGATCATTAAATTGATACGGGCGGCTAAAGATGTGCCGACTGCCCACGCAGCTTTGATGAAAGAGTTTAAGTTTTCCGCTATTCAGGCACAGGCTATTTTGGATATGCGACTCCAAAAGTTGGCTGGACTGGAGCGTAAGAAGATTGAGGATGAACTAAAAGCTATTCAGAAACTAATTAAGGAGCTTGAGGCAATCCTAAAAAGTAAGGCTAGGATGATGAAGATAGTCAAAGACGAATTGATGGAAATTTCGGACAAATACGGGGATGATAGGCGAACCAAGATTATTAAAGGCGGGGTAAAACAATTATCACAGGAAGATCTGGTTCCGGATGATGAGAGTGTATTGGTTTTGACTGCGGGTGGGTATGTAAAACGCACTAATCCTGATGAATATCGTACGCAAAAGCGTGGCGGGGTTGGGGTGGTAGATTTAAATACCAAAGAAGAGGATGTTGTTACGACACTACTCACCACTTCAACTCATAGTGATTTGTTGTTCTTTACTGATAAAGGTAAGGTCTATCAGAGCAAAATGTACGAAATTCCTGAAGGTCGCAGGGCTACTAAAGGTAAGTCAATAATGAACTTTCTATCCATGGCAGCTGATGAACGCATCACTTCTGTTTTGCCGGTACGTAAAGACGAGTGGGCTGGTGAATGGAATCTAATTATGGCGACGAAAAACGGCGTGGTAAAGAAAAGTGACGCCGGTGCCTTTAAAGATGTGAGACGAAGTGGCTTGATTGCGATTACTCTCAAGGACGATGATTCATTGATTGCAACAAAATTTGTTGGTAAGGGTGATGAATTATCGTTGGTTACACTTAAGGGGCAATCAATTCGCTTTAAAGAATCTGATGTTCGTCAGATGGGGCGAACCGCTGCTGGTGTAACAGCAATGAAGCTCGGCAAAGGTGATATTATCGTGTCAGCTGATGTGATAAAGAAAGGGGAGAAGGATTCAGAGATTTTAATGGTGACTGAGCATGGTTACGGTAAGACTACACCTACTAAAGAATATAAAGTTCAAAAGCGTGGCGGGTCCGGTATCAAGACAGCTAAGGTGACCGACAAGACAGGCCTTATCGTGGCTGGAATTGTTTTGCGTAAAGAAGAAAGAGTGGAAGGTGAATTGGTGATTATGAGCCGAAAAGGACAGGTTATAAAATTGCCTCTCAAAGACGTGCCAACTCTAGGACGCCAGACACAAGGGGTACGGGTAATGAAGATGCGCGAGGGTGACGCGATTGCTAGTGTGGTGTTTGTTTAG
- a CDS encoding methyltransferase domain-containing protein yields the protein MNFVTLGRFVVPEVVATHFNIKPGDNVADFGAGSGFYLKILSNSVDDGKVYAIDIQKQLVEKLGEYIRINNLPNVHPLWCDLEEEGGIKLPDDALDAGILVNTLFQFEQKEAAIAEISRVIKRGGLLHIIDWSESFGGLGPQPNDVITKDDTVALLEANGFLLESEFPAGDHHYGVTFRKL from the coding sequence ATGAATTTTGTTACACTAGGACGTTTTGTAGTGCCAGAGGTAGTGGCTACTCATTTCAATATTAAGCCCGGTGATAATGTGGCTGACTTTGGGGCCGGTAGTGGTTTTTATCTTAAGATTTTGTCCAACAGTGTTGATGACGGAAAGGTCTATGCTATTGATATTCAAAAACAATTAGTTGAAAAATTAGGCGAATACATCAGAATAAACAATCTACCCAATGTCCATCCTTTGTGGTGTGATCTGGAAGAAGAGGGGGGAATTAAGTTACCGGACGATGCTCTGGACGCTGGTATTCTAGTAAATACGTTATTTCAATTTGAGCAAAAAGAAGCAGCAATAGCCGAAATAAGTCGAGTCATAAAGCGTGGCGGACTTTTACATATTATTGATTGGTCGGAATCGTTTGGCGGGTTGGGTCCACAGCCAAATGATGTGATTACCAAAGATGATACGGTCGCTCTCTTAGAAGCCAATGGTTTTTTGTTGGAATCAGAATTTCCAGCCGGAGACCATCACTATGGTGTCACTTTTAGAAAATTATGA
- a CDS encoding carbohydrate ABC transporter substrate-binding protein, with protein sequence MKLRPFELGLIIVFAVLLLGSIVLLRTYDIGDEPTDPALTTGVTVWGTLPADTFERILLDLAGQNDVYRNVTYRYVREEDFDNELLNALADQQSPDMVLMSSEKLVEHRNRLFPISYETFPERDFRNLYVDGASVFALDNGIYGFPIAVDPLVMYWNRDIFSSNGFLTPPTTWEDLVNNIAPVITERDFNRNIDRATVAMGDFNNVKNAFPVISMLLAQAGSKFAIPKGNLYTLDLNIRLDGSTGAFTNTLTFYSNFSNINNTLYSWNRSLPLDRDMFLSEDLALYFGYGSEARDLEAKNPNLSFDIAEVPQAQDASNKRTYGKYYGFFILKAAPNKAGAYSVIQTLSQPAFAKRIADTNNLAPVHRSLLQQGSNDVYGRVIYSSAFNTKAWLNPDLDRLDDVFTKALEDISANRRDINSVVGDTNIRLRQIY encoded by the coding sequence ATGAAATTACGTCCTTTTGAATTAGGTTTGATTATAGTGTTTGCAGTTTTGTTATTGGGTTCAATAGTTTTGTTGCGAACGTATGATATTGGTGACGAACCAACGGATCCAGCCTTAACCACCGGAGTAACGGTCTGGGGTACTTTACCGGCAGACACATTTGAGAGGATATTACTTGACCTGGCTGGACAGAATGATGTTTATCGGAACGTTACATATCGTTATGTACGTGAAGAGGATTTTGATAATGAGTTGTTGAACGCCTTAGCTGACCAACAGTCACCCGATATGGTGCTTATGTCTAGCGAAAAATTGGTTGAGCATAGAAACCGCTTATTCCCTATATCTTATGAAACTTTTCCTGAGCGTGATTTTAGGAACCTATATGTTGATGGAGCCTCAGTCTTTGCACTAGATAATGGTATATACGGTTTTCCGATTGCGGTTGATCCACTGGTTATGTATTGGAATCGAGATATATTTTCCAGTAATGGGTTTCTTACCCCACCTACTACATGGGAGGATTTGGTAAATAATATAGCTCCAGTTATAACTGAGAGAGATTTCAATCGCAACATTGACCGAGCGACCGTCGCTATGGGTGATTTTAATAACGTCAAAAATGCTTTTCCAGTCATATCTATGCTTTTGGCTCAGGCTGGTAGCAAGTTTGCCATACCGAAAGGTAATTTGTATACATTAGATTTAAATATTCGTTTAGATGGTTCAACCGGAGCGTTTACCAACACCCTTACTTTTTATAGTAATTTTAGCAATATAAATAATACCCTGTATAGTTGGAACCGCTCCTTACCACTTGATCGCGATATGTTTTTAAGCGAGGATCTAGCTCTGTATTTTGGTTACGGCAGTGAAGCTCGTGATCTGGAGGCAAAGAACCCTAACCTAAGTTTCGATATAGCTGAAGTTCCCCAGGCGCAAGACGCAAGTAACAAGCGAACTTATGGTAAATATTACGGCTTCTTTATACTAAAGGCAGCGCCAAACAAGGCTGGAGCTTACTCAGTAATACAAACTTTAAGTCAGCCTGCTTTTGCCAAACGCATAGCTGACACTAATAACTTGGCGCCTGTACACCGTAGTTTACTGCAACAAGGTAGTAACGATGTCTATGGTCGGGTTATTTATAGTTCTGCATTTAACACCAAAGCTTGGCTTAACCCCGATCTTGATCGTTTAGATGATGTGTTTACAAAAGCTTTGGAGGATATTAGTGCAAATCGCCGTGATATAAACAGTGTGGTGGGGGATACTAATATTCGTCTGCGGCAGATTTATTAA
- a CDS encoding rhodanese-related sulfurtransferase, with protein sequence MKKTSIKRDLRSREEKRQAVLADKRPRTTVSFYRYVKIADPEAFRERLLEKWSELDCLGRVYVAYEGINAQMNVPTENWYKFDKWVQDQPELTGVPYKIAVEEGKSSSFYKLTIKVRPKIVADGLDDGTFDVTNTGEYLTAKEMNEYIEDPDAVIIDMRNAYESEIGHFDRAITPDVDTFREELAVTPELLAEHKDKKVALYCTGGIRCEKASAWLKHKGFKNVKHLKGGVIDYKHQVEEEGLENKFRGKNFVFDERLGERIGDEVISHCHLCQKNKSDTHYHCQNQICHVLYLGCDDCMEKYDGYCSRWCQVTDKLPAGFKKTFARYYNQYFRGKQFKKARLRSV encoded by the coding sequence ATGAAAAAGACATCTATCAAACGTGATTTACGCTCGAGAGAAGAAAAGCGTCAGGCGGTGTTGGCTGATAAGCGACCGCGTACCACCGTCTCTTTTTACCGCTATGTAAAAATTGCTGACCCTGAAGCCTTTCGTGAACGATTGCTCGAAAAATGGTCAGAATTGGATTGTTTGGGGCGTGTTTATGTGGCTTACGAGGGTATCAATGCGCAGATGAATGTACCGACCGAAAATTGGTACAAGTTTGATAAATGGGTACAAGATCAACCCGAGCTGACTGGAGTGCCATATAAGATAGCTGTAGAAGAGGGAAAGAGTTCTTCTTTCTATAAACTCACTATTAAAGTACGACCAAAAATTGTGGCAGATGGTCTCGATGATGGAACTTTTGATGTAACCAACACTGGAGAATATTTGACCGCCAAAGAGATGAATGAATACATAGAAGATCCAGATGCGGTAATTATTGATATGCGCAATGCTTATGAAAGTGAGATTGGTCACTTTGACCGCGCAATTACACCAGACGTTGATACTTTCCGTGAAGAATTGGCGGTTACGCCAGAGCTCCTGGCTGAGCATAAGGATAAAAAAGTGGCTCTGTACTGTACTGGAGGGATTCGCTGTGAGAAGGCAAGTGCCTGGCTAAAACACAAAGGTTTCAAGAATGTAAAGCATCTAAAGGGAGGAGTTATTGACTACAAGCACCAGGTAGAAGAGGAAGGTTTGGAAAATAAATTCCGAGGTAAAAACTTTGTGTTTGACGAGCGTCTCGGAGAGCGGATAGGTGACGAAGTTATTTCACATTGTCATCTCTGTCAAAAGAATAAAAGTGATACTCACTATCACTGCCAGAATCAGATTTGTCACGTACTCTACTTGGGCTGTGATGATTGTATGGAAAAGTACGACGGTTATTGCTCTCGTTGGTGTCAGGTTACCGACAAACTACCAGCTGGTTTCAAAAAAACCTTTGCTCGCTACTACAACCAATACTTCCGCGGTAAGCAATTCAAAAAAGCCCGCCTACGCTCAGTTTAA
- a CDS encoding inositol monophosphatase, which produces MNNLSTDTEKWAKELEVAKGIAYEAGEIMRKYFDGDQQLEKKEDGSPVTIADKEINSMVIKSLSEKFPEDGVVGEEESTAEYGEGRRWICDPIDGTWAFITGVPTCMFSLALVEDGVPVVGVAYDPFLDRLYYATIHSGAYCNDTKIYVSDRKLEDGVIAIADSLSKIRKSKFSYLDNILSRNLKTVPLNGAVYKGCLVATGRLVGYLSEYINTHDVAAAHLITEEAGGKVTSFSGDKLDYKKSFKGAVFSNKVTHQDILDLLKD; this is translated from the coding sequence ATGAATAATTTAAGTACAGATACAGAAAAGTGGGCTAAAGAATTAGAAGTGGCAAAAGGGATTGCATATGAGGCTGGTGAGATAATGCGAAAGTATTTTGATGGAGATCAACAGCTAGAGAAAAAAGAGGACGGATCTCCGGTGACTATTGCGGATAAAGAGATAAATTCAATGGTAATTAAAAGTTTGTCTGAGAAATTTCCAGAGGATGGAGTGGTTGGTGAGGAAGAGAGTACCGCTGAGTACGGTGAGGGGCGCAGATGGATTTGTGACCCAATAGACGGAACATGGGCTTTTATTACTGGAGTCCCTACCTGTATGTTTTCGCTGGCTTTAGTAGAAGACGGTGTGCCTGTGGTGGGTGTGGCGTATGATCCTTTTTTGGATAGGTTGTATTATGCCACTATACATAGCGGTGCTTACTGCAATGATACGAAGATATATGTTTCGGATAGAAAGCTTGAAGACGGGGTTATTGCCATAGCTGACAGTTTGAGTAAAATCAGGAAGAGCAAGTTTTCCTACTTGGATAATATATTATCTAGAAATTTAAAGACTGTTCCTCTAAATGGAGCTGTTTATAAGGGTTGCCTGGTTGCTACAGGGAGGTTAGTTGGTTATCTTAGTGAATACATAAATACTCACGATGTTGCAGCGGCACACTTGATTACTGAGGAGGCTGGTGGGAAGGTAACTTCTTTTTCTGGTGACAAGTTGGACTATAAAAAGTCATTTAAAGGAGCGGTGTTTTCAAATAAAGTAACGCACCAAGATATATTAGATCTCCTTAAAGACTGA
- a CDS encoding alpha,alpha-trehalase has translation MKTKYKKYLDYIEENQKDLTFYLPEDKGIHLGLPNPFIAPSAASGIYENDQFYWDSYFIILGLLETDQVEMAKGMTNNLVYLCNRFGIVPSRNRYYNLGTSQPPFLSSMIMAVYEKTKDKAWLEYVAKVAEKELKYWVDGKRVHKVHKGLSRYCDHLHTDDTAEHESGWDMTSRFEKRCLDFLPVDLNSLLYKYENDLSQMYKILKDKDKAVKYKEKAKNRKETVDKLMWNNEKGFFFDYDYVNKRQSDFWAISGFYPLWTGLASKAQAKKMLENIKVFECEGGLASTQRENLAGDYKQWDYPNGWANQQWIVIKGLLNYGFKDEAKRLTDKWLETNRKVFDKTGTFWEKYNVVTVGVGKSGRYPTQEGFGWTDAVFVKLVGEFDK, from the coding sequence ATGAAGACCAAATATAAAAAATATCTTGACTATATTGAGGAAAACCAAAAAGACTTAACTTTTTATTTACCGGAGGATAAGGGTATACACCTTGGTTTACCAAATCCTTTTATTGCTCCCTCGGCCGCTTCTGGAATTTATGAAAATGATCAGTTCTATTGGGATAGTTATTTTATAATTCTTGGTCTTTTAGAAACCGACCAAGTGGAAATGGCAAAGGGTATGACTAATAACTTAGTATATTTATGCAATCGTTTTGGAATTGTGCCGTCACGTAATCGCTACTACAACCTTGGTACCTCGCAACCACCTTTTTTGAGCTCTATGATTATGGCAGTGTACGAGAAGACCAAAGACAAAGCTTGGTTAGAATATGTAGCTAAAGTGGCGGAAAAAGAATTGAAATATTGGGTTGATGGAAAAAGAGTGCACAAGGTGCATAAAGGCTTGTCTCGTTATTGTGATCACTTACATACTGATGATACTGCGGAGCACGAGTCCGGTTGGGATATGACTTCACGTTTTGAAAAACGGTGTTTAGACTTTTTGCCGGTAGATTTAAATAGTCTTCTCTACAAATATGAAAATGATTTATCGCAAATGTACAAAATACTAAAAGATAAGGATAAAGCGGTTAAGTACAAAGAGAAAGCGAAAAATAGAAAAGAGACTGTAGATAAGCTAATGTGGAATAATGAAAAGGGCTTTTTCTTTGATTATGATTATGTAAACAAGAGGCAAAGTGATTTTTGGGCTATCTCTGGCTTTTATCCTTTGTGGACAGGTTTGGCTAGTAAAGCTCAGGCGAAGAAGATGTTGGAAAATATTAAAGTATTTGAATGTGAAGGGGGGTTAGCCAGTACGCAAAGAGAAAACTTGGCTGGGGATTATAAGCAGTGGGATTATCCCAACGGCTGGGCTAACCAACAATGGATTGTGATTAAAGGTCTTTTAAACTATGGTTTTAAGGATGAGGCTAAAAGACTGACCGATAAATGGCTTGAAACAAATCGCAAGGTTTTTGATAAAACCGGTACTTTTTGGGAGAAGTATAATGTAGTGACGGTGGGTGTAGGTAAGAGTGGTCGGTATCCTACTCAAGAAGGTTTTGGTTGGACTGATGCGGTGTTTGTGAAATTGGTAGGGGAGTTTGATAAGTAA
- a CDS encoding HIT family protein, with protein sequence MSKGYRFGGFDVTNSVFAESNGYLAMYNIAPIVLGHVLIVPEKLVASLNDLSEDELASFFSFSRKVTKFVVREFKATGFDWTIQDGVSAGQTVSHLHLHIIPRVEGDFESPGDWYPAFKKSVEENIDSEKRERFSEEEMKKVVSSLCERWNKLESLI encoded by the coding sequence ATGAGTAAAGGATATAGGTTTGGTGGTTTTGATGTGACTAATAGCGTGTTTGCTGAGTCTAATGGTTATTTGGCAATGTATAATATAGCGCCTATAGTGCTAGGACATGTGCTTATTGTCCCTGAAAAACTAGTTGCATCACTTAACGATTTGTCAGAAGATGAACTCGCTTCCTTCTTTTCTTTTTCTCGCAAAGTTACTAAGTTTGTTGTAAGAGAGTTTAAAGCAACTGGTTTTGATTGGACGATTCAAGATGGTGTATCAGCGGGGCAGACTGTGTCACATTTACATCTTCATATAATACCGAGAGTAGAGGGAGATTTTGAGAGTCCAGGGGATTGGTATCCGGCATTTAAAAAGTCGGTTGAGGAAAATATTGATTCAGAAAAGAGGGAGAGGTTCAGTGAGGAGGAGATGAAAAAGGTGGTTTCTTCGTTGTGCGAACGATGGAATAAACTTGAATCACTTATCTAA
- a CDS encoding SET domain-containing protein-lysine N-methyltransferase, with amino-acid sequence MYKTEDNIYAKDTGIYGMSLYAKRDFKKGDLIFIPYGPVVKYATLYTILVDYNKNANEFLFIDPQIPEGNLSQFICHSCEPNMGIKDRTLFVAMRDIAKDEEVTIDYAMIVPTFIHPTQGEVSWKDRKCLCGRKSCRGKVLSYSELPEEEKERYKGYVNESILDLDK; translated from the coding sequence ATGTATAAGACAGAAGACAATATATACGCAAAAGATACTGGAATATACGGAATGAGTCTTTATGCAAAACGTGATTTCAAGAAAGGAGATTTGATATTTATACCATATGGACCCGTAGTAAAATACGCAACACTATACACAATACTAGTTGATTACAATAAAAATGCTAATGAATTTCTTTTTATAGATCCACAAATACCCGAAGGTAATCTCTCTCAATTTATATGTCACTCCTGCGAACCAAATATGGGAATCAAAGACAGAACTCTTTTTGTAGCCATGCGAGATATAGCTAAGGACGAGGAAGTGACTATTGATTATGCTATGATTGTACCGACTTTTATACACCCAACTCAAGGTGAGGTATCTTGGAAAGACAGAAAATGTTTATGTGGAAGAAAGAGCTGTCGAGGAAAAGTTCTAAGCTATAGTGAATTACCTGAAGAGGAAAAAGAAAGATATAAAGGGTATGTAAATGAATCAATACTTGATTTAGATAAGTGA
- a CDS encoding ImmA/IrrE family metallo-endopeptidase, translating to MYKPDYKKAEQVAANLLENFNIEEPIVPVEEIAQREGVTIKYFKPNHDDNLNKVSGFYDPNTKTIYVNFDDSPSRRMFTIAHELGHMELKHKPSEFDVLYRFATPIDKDPLEQEANCFAANLLVPEKMLTHTMEKYDLNESDYQILAKMFGVSNEVMKYRLRWIKTSVTSS from the coding sequence ATGTATAAACCTGATTACAAAAAAGCGGAGCAGGTTGCGGCTAACCTATTAGAAAACTTCAATATTGAAGAACCGATAGTACCTGTAGAAGAAATAGCACAGAGAGAAGGTGTGACTATTAAATATTTTAAACCTAACCACGATGATAACCTAAATAAAGTGTCAGGCTTTTATGATCCAAATACAAAAACTATATATGTAAACTTTGACGATTCTCCATCAAGAAGAATGTTTACTATAGCTCACGAATTAGGACATATGGAACTTAAACATAAACCATCTGAATTTGATGTACTTTATCGTTTTGCAACCCCAATAGATAAAGACCCTCTTGAACAAGAAGCAAATTGTTTTGCAGCAAATTTGCTTGTTCCTGAAAAAATGTTAACACACACAATGGAAAAATATGACTTGAACGAAAGTGACTACCAAATACTTGCAAAAATGTTTGGAGTATCAAATGAAGTAATGAAATATAGACTACGATGGATAAAAACAAGCGTAACGAGCTCTTAG
- a CDS encoding ribosome-binding factor A, whose amino-acid sequence MSDRHQRVESLVRELAASYIQHEANTDPLITVTRVSSSPDYRRMTIFFTTIPDGREEDALIFLKRTGSDLRSYIKKKSNLKIIPFLEFSVDYGERHRQDIDEIARKIEEDES is encoded by the coding sequence ATGTCCGATCGACACCAAAGAGTAGAATCATTAGTCAGAGAGCTGGCCGCTAGTTATATCCAGCACGAAGCTAATACCGACCCCTTAATAACCGTCACCAGAGTAAGCTCTTCGCCTGACTATCGTCGTATGACCATCTTCTTCACCACTATACCAGACGGTCGCGAAGAAGACGCGCTGATATTCCTAAAACGCACCGGTAGTGACCTAAGAAGCTATATCAAAAAGAAAAGTAACCTTAAAATCATCCCTTTTCTAGAGTTTAGTGTTGATTATGGCGAACGCCACCGCCAAGATATTGATGAGATTGCTCGGAAGATTGAGGAAGATGAATCATAA